GTTCATAATGATAGGTCAGCACGGCTACATAAATGGGAGTTGCAAATATGGAAAAAGCGACCGCGAATATCCTTAATAAACGGAAAGCAGATGCCGGAATCCAAGGCATATTATAATCTTCCATGGTGATAAAGTATTCCAACAATATGGTTGGAGTAATAAGTACAGAGGACGACCTATCGATTAACAAGGCTACTTTACCTTCAGCCAATGCACCTGCGACGCGATCTGGCCTTTCCGTATTTAGGAAAAGGGGAAATAAGGTATTTGAATTATCATATAGCATTTGCGCAAGATGTGACCCGTCCAATATTTCATCAAATTCTACGTCATTGATCCTTTGGATAACATTATCAACATTTTCCTGATTAACGATCCCTTCTATTGATAACACTGCCACTTTCGTTTTAGACAAGGATCCTACAGTCATTTCACTTACTTGCAATCCAGGGATAGGCAGCCTTTTTCTAACAAGATTCAGATTGATATCAATATCCTCGACAAAAGCTTCTTGAGCACTTATGATTCCAAATTCAAGTTCAGGTTTATTAACTTGCCTGTCTCGTTGGGCCGCAACATTGATTAATAGGCATTCATCAAGATTTCCATCTAAACGAATGGCAATTTGGCCTCTCATGATCCTTTCTTCGATTACAACCTTGGTACTGGTAATCAGTGTATTTTCAATAGGAACGTTCTCTTTAATTTGCTCCAAATTTATCGTTTCCAGAGTTGGTATGACAGAAAGAACACTTTCGTGAAGTTCCTGTGCATCAATTAAAGTGCGATAAAACGATACCCAATAGCCGACGCCATTATATGTTCCTTGATGGTTTATGAAATCATTGGATGAAGAAAGGGAATTGAATAGGCCCCTTACATCCGAAGCTTTATTTAATTCGTCATTTTTAACATTATGTTGTATGTTTTTTTTTTTGAACTTTCTACGGTTAAACAATGCTGTCACCTCTAATCTAAAGCTAGTTATCCTAGCATTTGCAATTTAATTACAAATTAACCATTTACAATGTTAATGTTCCTCGTTAAATGAAATGGGAATAGATTGAAAAATCATTGGTTATAAAAACTGTCACCATTTCCTTTTCGAATAAAATAATTGAAGAAAGTGGAAACTAAAATAAAACCCATTTAACCAAAGGAGTTCACCATGAAAAGTACACCCTTGCATATTAAATTGGATCAAAAGCAGGAACAATTGAACTCTGAATTGGATATGCAGGATGATGTAGTTTTTAAACAGGTTTTCATTCCCGGTTATGAGGTTTCAGGGTTATTCGTATTTGTCAATGGAACGATGGATTATCCAGCATTCAATGAAATAGTCCTGGATTTATCGGCTGCGCAGGTCGAATCAAGGCACACGGTTTCCATCGATATGCTGGTCATTTCCAAAATCTGTTCAGTCAGGGAACAGGATGTGGAAACATATGAAAAAGCCAAAGAGCATATTTTTGACGGGAAAACACTTTTATTTATAGATGGAATGGCAAATGGTTATGTCTTGAATCTGAAAAAGGAGAAAATTCGTACACTGAGTGAACCTTCGACAGAGAGGGTTGTGCGTGGACCGAAGCTTGGGTTTATCGAAAGTCTCCAGGAAAATATCGGCTTGATAAGGCAATATTCCAACCATCCCAACCTAATCGTCAAACAACAGAAGTTAGGGACGCTTGAAAAGCGGGAAGTTGCATTGATCTATTATGAAGGAAAAGCAAGCGATCCTTTGTTAAAAGAAGTGAATAATCGGATAAATGGAGTAAAAACTACCGATCTTCAAGACTCGGGGATGCTTGAAGAATTAATTGAAGATACATCGTTTAGCCCTTTCCCACAGATCCAGAATACGGAGCGTCCGGATAAAGTAATGGCGGCGCTGCAGGAAGGAAGGGTGGTCATCATGGTTGACGGCTCGCCATTTGCATTGATGGCACCTACGACGATGACGATGCTGCTGCAGTCACCTGATGATTATTATGAAAGGTGGGTTGCGGGTTCTTTTCTACGTGTTCTTCGTTACTTTTCTTTATTTATTACCGTTTTTCTTTCAGGGATTTATATCTCCTTGGTTTCGTTCAACCCTGGATTGCTGCCGACGGAACTAGCGATGACCATAGCTGGTACAAGGGAGAACGTGCCATTTCCGCCTTTTGTTGAAGCGATAATAATGGAATTGACGATTGAACTGCTTCGTGAAGCAGGCATTCGGCTCCCGGCGCCCATTGGGCAAACGGTTGGATTGGTTGGTGGCGTCATTATTGGACAAGCAGCCGTTCAAGCGAATATTGTGAGTTCCCTGATGGTCATAATCGTTGCGATCACGACGATTACATCTTTTACGGTACCACAATATAGCTTTGGACTGGCATTCAGGGCATTAAGGTTCGGGGCGATGATTTTTTCCGCCGTTCTAGGCCTATTTGGAACCACTTTATACTTTATCATTGTTATCAGTCATTTGTCGAAATTGACAAGCTTTCAAGAACCTTATTTTCAACCAATGGATTTTATCGGTAAAAAAACCTGGAAGGGTGCGTTCTTACGCTTACCGAAGCGGAAAAAAGGGGGAGAATTTTCTTGAGCAAAGCTGACGGCAAAATTCTTAGTGGGGAATTGGCCTCGATCATTTCATGCGCCATGTTAGGAGTTGGGATGCTTACGCTTCCAAGGACGATAACGGAAAAAGTTAATACATCCGATGGATGGATCGTCTTGATTTTTAATGGGATCGCTATTGCCCTTTTCATATGCTTATTGGTTGTACTGTTAAAAAAACATAAGGTGGCTAACTATTACACATACATGGAGGAGGCTTATGGAAAGTGGCTCTCCAAAATTTTTGGGTTGATCGTGGTGGTGTACTTTATAGGTGTGGCCAGCTTTGAAGTGCTTGCGATGAGTGAAATGGTCCGATTTTATTTGTTGGAGAATACGCCGGTTGAAATATTGATACTCACATTGATTTTAGCGAGTGTCCATCTATTGACAGGCAAAATTAAAGCCATTGCAAAGGTGTGCGTCTTCTTTTTACCTCTGACAATTGTCATCGTTTTGTTAATTTATATGTTCAGTATTAAAGTAGTCGATATAAAAAACCTGCAGCCTGTACTTGGAAAAGGATTTCTCCCTGTCATGAAAGGAATGGGCTCCGGGACTTTGTCTTTTTTTGGAATTGAACTTTTCATCTTTTTGTTTGGCGTCGTTAAAAATCAAAGCAAGATAAAAAGTGGCGTTTTAATCGGTTTTTTCATACCGATGATATTATATGTAATTACATATGTTCTGGTAGTCGCTACACTGACTGTTCCTGAAGTCAAAGCTGTTACATGGCCAACCATTTCTTTTATTCAATCGTATGAAGTAAAAGGGATATTTATAGAGCGGTTAGAGCTGTTTCTATTAATCACCTGGATTCTTCAGTTCTTTTGTACACATGCAATTTACTATTACTTCGCAGCAGAAGGACTGACGAAAATTTTCAACAATTCATATTCAACGAACCTTATTGTTTTGGTTCCAATCGTTTTTTTTCTGGCCAAAATCCCTAAAAATACAATCGAGATTTTTAAAATGAGCGATTTACTGGGAAAGGTATTTCCCTTTATATTGATTGGCTTGCCAATTATTACATTCACGATCGTTCAAGTGAAAAGGAGTAGAAGAAG
The DNA window shown above is from Peribacillus sp. FSL P2-0133 and carries:
- a CDS encoding spore germination protein, which gives rise to MFNRRKFKKKNIQHNVKNDELNKASDVRGLFNSLSSSNDFINHQGTYNGVGYWVSFYRTLIDAQELHESVLSVIPTLETINLEQIKENVPIENTLITSTKVVIEERIMRGQIAIRLDGNLDECLLINVAAQRDRQVNKPELEFGIISAQEAFVEDIDINLNLVRKRLPIPGLQVSEMTVGSLSKTKVAVLSIEGIVNQENVDNVIQRINDVEFDEILDGSHLAQMLYDNSNTLFPLFLNTERPDRVAGALAEGKVALLIDRSSSVLITPTILLEYFITMEDYNMPWIPASAFRLLRIFAVAFSIFATPIYVAVLTYHYELIPKDLLETIVTSRNLIPFQPLIEALFLEISIELLREAAARLPTKVGQTLGIVGGIVIGQAAVVAGLTSNILLIIVALSALASFVTPIYKMGNAIRLLRFPFLVGAQIWGGLGIIITAVFLMTHLIKLTSMGHPYLEPIYPFRIQDWKDTFVRLPYNLFKSRPKNLHPDDMYRQPKPKKAKIKKNDFNE
- a CDS encoding spore germination protein → MKSTPLHIKLDQKQEQLNSELDMQDDVVFKQVFIPGYEVSGLFVFVNGTMDYPAFNEIVLDLSAAQVESRHTVSIDMLVISKICSVREQDVETYEKAKEHIFDGKTLLFIDGMANGYVLNLKKEKIRTLSEPSTERVVRGPKLGFIESLQENIGLIRQYSNHPNLIVKQQKLGTLEKREVALIYYEGKASDPLLKEVNNRINGVKTTDLQDSGMLEELIEDTSFSPFPQIQNTERPDKVMAALQEGRVVIMVDGSPFALMAPTTMTMLLQSPDDYYERWVAGSFLRVLRYFSLFITVFLSGIYISLVSFNPGLLPTELAMTIAGTRENVPFPPFVEAIIMELTIELLREAGIRLPAPIGQTVGLVGGVIIGQAAVQANIVSSLMVIIVAITTITSFTVPQYSFGLAFRALRFGAMIFSAVLGLFGTTLYFIIVISHLSKLTSFQEPYFQPMDFIGKKTWKGAFLRLPKRKKGGEFS
- a CDS encoding GerAB/ArcD/ProY family transporter, encoding MSKADGKILSGELASIISCAMLGVGMLTLPRTITEKVNTSDGWIVLIFNGIAIALFICLLVVLLKKHKVANYYTYMEEAYGKWLSKIFGLIVVVYFIGVASFEVLAMSEMVRFYLLENTPVEILILTLILASVHLLTGKIKAIAKVCVFFLPLTIVIVLLIYMFSIKVVDIKNLQPVLGKGFLPVMKGMGSGTLSFFGIELFIFLFGVVKNQSKIKSGVLIGFFIPMILYVITYVLVVATLTVPEVKAVTWPTISFIQSYEVKGIFIERLELFLLITWILQFFCTHAIYYYFAAEGLTKIFNNSYSTNLIVLVPIVFFLAKIPKNTIEIFKMSDLLGKVFPFILIGLPIITFTIVQVKRSRRSG